A window of the Candidatus Dependentiae bacterium genome harbors these coding sequences:
- a CDS encoding PKD domain-containing protein has protein sequence MATPVANFTYTIDGLEVTFTDQSSDVDGPITAWSWNFGDGGTSTSEDPVHTYSDAGIYGVALQVTQGAETN, from the coding sequence ATGGCTACTCCTGTTGCTAACTTCACCTATACTATAGACGGTCTTGAAGTAACTTTCACTGACCAATCTTCCGATGTTGATGGGCCCATAACTGCCTGGAGTTGGAATTTTGGGGATGGTGGAACATCCACTTCTGAGGATCCTGTCCATACATATAGTGATGCTGGTATATATGGAGTAGCCCTTCAGGTTACTCAGGGGGCGGAAACTAATA